The following are encoded in a window of Amycolatopsis lexingtonensis genomic DNA:
- a CDS encoding LacI family DNA-binding transcriptional regulator, with amino-acid sequence MTVTLKDVATLAGVSVKTVSNVVNGYAFVKPENRRRVEEALAATGYRPNVGARNLRRGRTGFLALMVPELSIPYFGELAGLVITAAQKRGWSVLIEQTQGTRSRERETLSSLGPHLVDGALVHPEALEAADFPSPGEIPLVMLGEHAVDVPIDHVAIDNVLAAHTAVSHLASLGRTRIAAIGRNPARGTSSQRLAGYREALTAAGLSYSDALVAPAEKWHRSVGSAAMKALLGLPSPPDAVFCFNDLLAIGAMRAVAELGLRVPEDVAIVGFDNNEESAFSLPSLTTIAPDKAALAEAAIDLVHRRITGDKALPAQDIQTPFALEIRESTRGR; translated from the coding sequence GTGACCGTGACGCTCAAGGACGTGGCCACGCTCGCCGGAGTGTCGGTGAAGACGGTGTCGAACGTGGTGAACGGCTACGCCTTCGTCAAGCCGGAAAACCGGCGGCGGGTGGAGGAGGCGCTGGCGGCCACGGGGTACCGGCCCAACGTCGGGGCGCGGAACCTGCGCCGCGGCCGCACCGGGTTCCTGGCGCTGATGGTGCCGGAGCTGTCCATCCCGTACTTCGGCGAGCTGGCCGGCCTGGTCATCACGGCCGCCCAGAAGCGCGGGTGGAGCGTCCTGATCGAACAGACGCAGGGCACGCGGTCCCGGGAGCGCGAGACGCTGTCGTCGCTGGGCCCGCACCTGGTCGACGGGGCGCTGGTGCACCCGGAAGCCCTGGAGGCGGCGGACTTCCCGTCCCCGGGCGAGATCCCGCTGGTGATGCTGGGCGAGCACGCGGTCGACGTGCCGATCGACCACGTGGCGATCGACAACGTCCTGGCCGCGCACACGGCGGTGTCCCACCTGGCTTCCTTGGGGCGCACGCGGATCGCGGCGATCGGGCGCAATCCCGCTCGTGGGACGTCTTCGCAGCGTCTGGCGGGGTATCGGGAGGCGTTGACCGCCGCTGGACTGTCCTATTCGGACGCTCTGGTTGCGCCCGCCGAGAAGTGGCACCGTTCGGTGGGTTCGGCGGCGATGAAGGCGTTGCTGGGGTTGCCGTCGCCGCCTGACGCGGTGTTCTGCTTCAACGACCTGCTGGCGATCGGCGCGATGCGGGCGGTGGCGGAGCTGGGGCTGCGGGTGCCGGAGGACGTGGCCATCGTGGGCTTCGACAACAACGAGGAGAGCGCGTTTTCCTTGCCGTCGCTGACGACGATCGCGCCGGACAAGGCGGCGCTGGCCGAGGCGGCGATCGATCTGGTGCACCGGCGGATCACGGGGGACAAGGCGTTGCCGGCGCAGGACATCCAGACGCCGTTCGCGTTGGAGATACGCGAAAGTACGCGCGGGCGGTGA
- a CDS encoding WHG domain-containing protein, whose product MRGEILEAAGRLLAELGGEDGLTIRGVARAVGIAPASIYQHFSDRAELVRGLLDHEYARLAESMRVAEESVVETDAVGRIRAQIHAYCAFAMRNPGHYRLMLANGASDLEPDSRPKGPLLDVIDRLTAGFERCVEAGHELRVTPGRAAAVVFVGAHGRVALFHSALNRTGAELVEPFVDELVSLVFA is encoded by the coding sequence CTGCGCGGGGAAATCCTGGAGGCGGCCGGCCGTCTCCTCGCCGAGCTCGGCGGCGAGGACGGGCTGACGATCCGCGGCGTGGCGCGGGCCGTCGGCATCGCCCCGGCGAGTATCTACCAGCATTTCTCCGATCGTGCGGAATTGGTGCGCGGGCTCCTCGACCACGAATACGCGCGGCTGGCCGAATCGATGCGCGTGGCCGAAGAGTCCGTTGTGGAAACCGACGCCGTCGGCCGCATCCGCGCACAGATTCACGCCTACTGCGCCTTCGCGATGCGGAATCCGGGGCACTACCGCCTGATGCTCGCGAACGGCGCGTCCGACCTCGAGCCGGACAGCCGCCCGAAGGGCCCGCTGCTGGACGTGATCGACCGGCTGACGGCGGGCTTCGAGCGCTGCGTCGAGGCGGGGCATGAGCTGCGTGTCACGCCGGGTCGCGCGGCGGCGGTGGTGTTCGTCGGGGCGCACGGGCGGGTCGCGTTGTTCCACAGCGCGCTGAACCGGACCGGGGCCGAGCTGGTGGAGCCGTTCGTGGACGAACTGGTGTCGCTCGTGTTCGCCTGA
- a CDS encoding glycosyl hydrolase family 95 catalytic domain-containing protein, producing MTDLLLSWPRPARDWTEAMPVGNGRLGAMVFGGAGRTRIQVNDATVWSGTPDGPAAALAAVDAGPDRLAEVREAVFAKDSRRAEELLMAFEGPYSQEFLPYVDLWLTLPEGTSHGRTLNLDSGVVTEKLTIGGHDVERTVWVSRPAQVLCVALSGPVDVGVEVSTRLREVSREGLDLGIEIPVDGAPRHEPQVEEPLRYGTAGDYDPFGAVSVRVARTGSGFLIVLASSTSAYDAWIGDRQHTRDEHRRRAAVLAERAVAAGIETLRRDHEADLRPLLGASSLRFGERRGGTHDVAELLSGPDEQLTATVLFQYGRYLLASASRPGAPPANLSGIWNDDLRPAWSSNYTININTQMNYWAAETTGLGECHQPLFELLGKLAVTGAGVARELYGARGWVAHHNTDPWGWALPAGMGHGNPSWALWQLGGAWLVQHAWDHYDFTRDRAFLERTAWPLLRGCAEFCLDWLVEHDGFLGTCPSTSPENLFLSEAGTKESLTHSATMDLVLIRAVFERSLAAAETLGVYDPVCTEIEAALPRLRPVPVLPDGRLGEWAEDLPEEDPTHRHLSHLVALYPLGQLDTPELVEAARRVLDRRGPGAMGWSWAWKIALRARLGDGETARKLLGEATQPFTGDRHRDAPVDGSEWGGLLPNLFSTHPPFQIDGNYGFPAGLAELVVQSQHGVVSLLPALPADWTFGEARSLRCRGGLAVDLEWRDGELRYAVVRRLSGDPAEPVRVRYRGRDTELWLRTGESTVLKGL from the coding sequence ATGACGGATCTCCTGCTCTCCTGGCCGCGTCCGGCGCGCGACTGGACCGAGGCGATGCCGGTCGGCAACGGCCGGCTCGGCGCGATGGTCTTCGGCGGTGCCGGCCGCACGCGGATCCAGGTCAACGACGCCACGGTCTGGTCCGGCACCCCGGACGGCCCGGCCGCCGCGCTGGCCGCCGTCGACGCCGGACCGGACCGGCTCGCCGAAGTGCGGGAAGCCGTGTTCGCGAAGGACTCCCGGCGTGCCGAAGAACTCCTGATGGCGTTCGAAGGCCCGTACAGCCAGGAGTTCCTGCCGTATGTGGACCTCTGGCTGACGCTGCCCGAAGGAACTTCGCACGGCCGCACCCTCAACCTGGACAGCGGCGTCGTCACCGAAAAGCTCACCATCGGCGGGCACGACGTCGAGCGGACGGTCTGGGTGAGCCGGCCCGCGCAGGTGTTGTGCGTCGCGCTGTCCGGCCCGGTCGACGTCGGTGTCGAGGTGTCGACACGTCTGCGGGAGGTGTCGCGCGAGGGCCTGGACCTGGGCATCGAGATCCCGGTCGACGGGGCGCCGCGGCACGAACCGCAGGTCGAGGAGCCCTTGCGGTACGGCACGGCCGGAGACTACGACCCGTTCGGCGCGGTTTCCGTCCGGGTCGCCCGGACCGGGTCCGGCTTCTTGATCGTCCTGGCCAGCTCCACCAGCGCGTACGACGCCTGGATCGGCGACCGTCAGCACACCCGCGACGAGCACCGGCGACGCGCGGCCGTGCTCGCCGAACGGGCCGTGGCGGCAGGTATCGAGACATTGCGGCGGGACCACGAAGCCGACCTGCGGCCGTTGCTCGGTGCGTCCAGCTTGCGGTTCGGCGAACGGCGGGGTGGCACCCACGACGTCGCCGAGCTGCTGTCCGGGCCGGACGAGCAGCTCACCGCGACCGTGCTCTTCCAGTACGGGCGCTATCTCCTGGCGAGCGCGTCCCGGCCCGGCGCGCCCCCGGCGAACCTGTCCGGCATCTGGAACGACGACCTGCGCCCGGCCTGGTCGTCGAACTACACGATCAACATCAATACCCAGATGAACTACTGGGCCGCCGAGACGACCGGGCTCGGCGAGTGCCACCAGCCGCTGTTCGAGCTGCTCGGCAAGCTCGCCGTCACCGGTGCCGGCGTCGCGCGCGAGCTGTACGGCGCCCGCGGCTGGGTCGCCCACCACAACACCGACCCGTGGGGCTGGGCGCTGCCGGCGGGCATGGGCCACGGCAATCCCTCGTGGGCGTTGTGGCAGCTGGGCGGCGCCTGGCTCGTCCAGCACGCTTGGGACCACTACGACTTCACCCGTGACCGCGCTTTTCTCGAGCGCACGGCGTGGCCGCTGCTGCGCGGCTGCGCCGAATTCTGCCTCGACTGGCTGGTCGAGCACGACGGCTTCCTCGGCACCTGCCCGTCGACGTCGCCGGAGAACCTGTTCCTTTCCGAGGCCGGGACGAAGGAGTCGCTGACGCATTCGGCGACCATGGACCTCGTCCTGATCCGCGCGGTGTTCGAGCGGAGCCTCGCCGCCGCGGAGACGCTCGGGGTGTACGACCCGGTGTGCACCGAGATCGAGGCCGCGCTGCCGCGGCTGCGTCCGGTGCCCGTGCTGCCCGACGGGCGGCTGGGGGAGTGGGCCGAAGACCTGCCCGAGGAGGATCCGACCCACCGCCACCTGTCGCACCTGGTCGCGCTGTACCCGCTGGGGCAGCTCGACACCCCGGAACTGGTGGAGGCGGCCCGGCGGGTCCTGGACCGGCGGGGACCGGGCGCGATGGGCTGGTCCTGGGCCTGGAAGATCGCGCTGCGCGCCCGGCTCGGCGACGGCGAGACCGCGCGGAAGCTGCTGGGCGAGGCGACCCAGCCGTTCACCGGCGACCGCCACCGCGACGCCCCCGTCGACGGCTCCGAGTGGGGCGGGCTGCTGCCCAACCTCTTCAGCACGCACCCGCCGTTCCAGATCGACGGCAACTACGGCTTCCCGGCCGGGCTCGCGGAACTGGTGGTGCAGAGCCAGCACGGCGTGGTTTCGCTGCTGCCCGCACTGCCGGCGGACTGGACCTTCGGCGAAGCGCGCAGTTTGCGCTGCCGCGGCGGGCTCGCGGTCGACCTCGAGTGGCGCGACGGCGAACTGCGCTACGCCGTCGTTCGGCGGCTCTCCGGCGACCCGGCCGAGCCGGTCCGGGTGCGCTACCGCGGCCGGGACACCGAGCTGTGGCTGCGGACCGGGGAGTCGACCGTCCTGAAAGGACTGTGA
- a CDS encoding snapalysin family zinc-dependent metalloprotease yields MSRKYLLPGAAVALAMIATPLTAGPAFAAPEAATVVYYDTSDAPTFRDVINAGAANWNAAVSNVKLEESSSGATLHYTEGNDPRGSYAQTDGHGSGTIFIDYTQAEQYNQTRIAAHETGHALGLPDHYEGPCSELMSGGGPGPSCTNANPNAEESSQVESLWANGFAGARKAPTRVYEVTMPVK; encoded by the coding sequence ATGTCCAGGAAGTACCTGCTGCCCGGTGCCGCCGTCGCACTGGCGATGATCGCGACCCCGCTGACGGCCGGCCCGGCCTTCGCGGCCCCGGAAGCGGCCACGGTCGTCTACTACGACACCTCGGACGCCCCCACCTTCCGCGACGTGATCAACGCGGGCGCGGCGAACTGGAACGCGGCGGTGTCGAACGTCAAGCTCGAGGAGAGCTCTTCGGGCGCGACGCTGCACTACACGGAGGGCAACGACCCGCGCGGCTCGTACGCCCAGACCGACGGCCACGGCAGCGGCACGATCTTCATCGACTACACCCAGGCCGAGCAGTACAACCAGACCCGCATCGCGGCCCACGAGACCGGGCACGCGCTGGGCCTGCCGGACCACTACGAGGGTCCGTGCTCGGAGCTGATGTCGGGCGGTGGCCCCGGCCCGTCCTGCACCAACGCGAACCCGAACGCCGAGGAGTCCTCGCAGGTGGAATCCCTGTGGGCCAACGGCTTCGCGGGCGCGCGCAAGGCGCCGACCCGCGTCTACGAAGTGACGATGCCGGTCAAGTGA
- a CDS encoding winged helix-turn-helix transcriptional regulator, producing the protein MSRRTTWEDNSCPIARAADILGEPWTLLILRNATAGTTRFEDFRAQLGIADNVLTTRLAKLVERGLLTKLPYRDGGRTRHEYRLTRAGSDALPVLHALGAWGDAHTSATSAYGPMQLVHAGCGQLTRPGEKCDNCGKPLVRDDLAWRGSWLSRGEIPLADPVG; encoded by the coding sequence ATGAGCCGCCGCACCACGTGGGAGGACAACTCCTGCCCGATCGCCCGCGCCGCCGACATCCTCGGCGAGCCGTGGACACTGCTGATCCTGCGCAACGCGACCGCCGGCACCACCCGGTTCGAGGACTTCCGCGCCCAGCTCGGCATCGCTGACAACGTGCTGACGACCCGCCTGGCCAAGCTCGTCGAGCGCGGGCTGCTGACGAAGCTCCCCTACCGCGACGGCGGCCGCACCCGCCACGAGTACCGCCTGACGCGGGCCGGTTCGGACGCGCTGCCGGTGCTGCACGCCCTCGGCGCATGGGGCGACGCGCACACTTCCGCGACGAGCGCGTACGGCCCGATGCAGCTGGTCCACGCCGGCTGCGGACAGCTCACCCGGCCGGGCGAGAAGTGCGACAACTGCGGGAAACCGCTGGTCAGGGACGATCTGGCGTGGCGCGGCTCCTGGCTCAGCCGGGGCGAGATCCCGCTGGCCGACCCCGTCGGCTGA
- a CDS encoding acetylxylan esterase, producing the protein MLTDLGRDALWAYRSEYEAPPDFDAFWASTLTEARAHDIDVRVTPVETPLRTLDVFDVTFAGFGGHPIRAWLRRPRGDVGPLPAIVQFHGYGGSRGSALQELHWASAGYAHLQVDVRGQGGVTPDPAGSGPAYPGHLTRGIESRETYVYRRIFTDAARAVDAVRALPEVDPARVAVLGNSQGGGIALAAAGLVPDVAALHAQAPFLCDFRRASLIGGERPYVELSRYLAEHRDAVDRVFAVLAYFDGVGFAARAEAPAWFSAGLMDGIVPPSTVFGAYHAYRGPKEIGVWDYNGHEAGGADDLRAVLDAFGPLLEPATMEPATQ; encoded by the coding sequence ATGCTGACCGACCTCGGCCGCGACGCGCTGTGGGCCTACCGCAGCGAATACGAGGCACCGCCGGACTTCGACGCCTTCTGGGCCTCGACGCTGACCGAAGCGCGGGCGCACGACATCGACGTGCGCGTGACACCGGTCGAGACGCCGCTGCGCACCCTCGACGTCTTCGACGTGACGTTCGCCGGGTTCGGCGGACACCCGATCCGGGCCTGGCTGCGGCGGCCCCGCGGCGACGTCGGGCCGCTGCCCGCGATCGTCCAGTTCCACGGCTACGGCGGCAGCCGGGGAAGTGCGCTCCAGGAGCTGCACTGGGCGTCCGCCGGGTACGCGCACCTGCAGGTCGACGTGCGTGGCCAGGGCGGGGTGACGCCCGACCCGGCCGGCAGCGGGCCCGCTTATCCCGGCCACCTGACCCGCGGCATCGAGAGCCGCGAAACCTACGTCTACCGGCGGATCTTCACCGACGCGGCGCGCGCGGTCGACGCCGTGCGCGCGCTGCCGGAGGTCGATCCGGCGCGGGTCGCGGTGCTCGGCAACAGCCAGGGCGGCGGCATCGCGCTGGCCGCCGCGGGACTGGTGCCGGACGTCGCGGCGCTGCACGCGCAGGCGCCGTTCCTCTGCGACTTCCGGCGCGCGAGCCTGATCGGCGGTGAGCGGCCGTACGTGGAGCTGTCGCGGTACCTGGCCGAGCACCGGGACGCCGTCGATCGGGTCTTCGCGGTGCTGGCCTACTTCGACGGGGTCGGGTTCGCCGCGCGCGCCGAGGCACCCGCCTGGTTCAGCGCCGGGCTGATGGACGGCATCGTGCCGCCCTCCACGGTGTTCGGCGCCTACCACGCCTACCGGGGGCCGAAGGAGATCGGCGTCTGGGACTACAACGGCCACGAAGCCGGGGGAGCCGACGACCTGCGCGCGGTGCTCGACGCGTTCGGCCCGCTGCTCGAACCAGCCACGATGGAGCCGGCCACGCAGTAG
- a CDS encoding CBM35 domain-containing protein yields MAARGRRALGALAGLTVLAGLLAAPPATAAEPQQQPLAQKPYMGWSSWSLESTNYPGVNPTGSASWLTEAHVLQQADVLAAKFKQHGYDYVNIDAGWSNGFDEYARPVVNPATFPDGMKYVADYVHQKGLKLGSYLAVGLDLKAYNDGNSPIAGAADCHTRDLVYPDLRKTNGWDSAYKIDFTNPCAQSYVDSVAKLLAGWGVDFLKLDGVGPGSFKGGENYTNTSDVEAWHKAIAKTGRPMEFVVSWALSHRQADVWQANTNGWRVDTDVECYCDTLVTWDNSVKQRWNDVVQWIPDAGPGHWNNLDSLDVGSGEMDGLTEAERQSYMTLWAIEAAPLYIGDDLTKLDDYGVKLLTNDEVIAVNQAGIPAKPVSRTTDQQVWYNRNADGSYTVALFNLAATPARVSADFAQLGIAGPVEIRDLWAHQNVGTASADLPAHGSRLFKVTPRDRAALQAPAVVHGTTTTGTSVSLAWDASKGAQNYDVLVNGRKVSTVNGPGATVTGLQPSTAYEFTVVANQRYGRPSAPSKKVGLTTPAADGPKAYEAENGSPQGGATVYDCACSNGKKVGYLGGSGYVVLPAVTVAKAGTYLLQLSYVDGDSSRTGIVTVNGTSFPLPVDGSNDNDWNTPQTTTVPVYLRAGANTVQIGNQAGYVYDVDKITV; encoded by the coding sequence ATGGCAGCACGCGGCAGACGGGCCCTGGGTGCCCTCGCCGGACTGACGGTGCTCGCGGGCCTGCTCGCGGCTCCCCCGGCCACGGCAGCGGAACCACAGCAACAACCCTTGGCTCAGAAGCCGTACATGGGCTGGAGCAGCTGGAGTCTCGAATCGACGAACTACCCGGGCGTGAACCCGACCGGCTCGGCCAGCTGGCTCACCGAGGCCCACGTCCTCCAGCAGGCCGACGTCCTCGCCGCGAAGTTCAAGCAGCACGGCTACGACTACGTCAACATCGACGCCGGCTGGTCCAACGGCTTCGACGAGTACGCCCGCCCGGTCGTCAACCCGGCGACGTTCCCCGACGGCATGAAGTACGTTGCCGACTACGTCCACCAGAAGGGCCTCAAGCTCGGGTCCTACCTGGCCGTCGGCCTCGACCTCAAGGCCTACAACGACGGCAACTCGCCCATCGCGGGCGCCGCGGACTGCCACACCCGGGACCTCGTCTACCCGGACCTGCGCAAGACCAACGGCTGGGACTCCGCCTACAAGATCGACTTCACGAACCCGTGCGCCCAGTCCTATGTGGACTCCGTGGCGAAGCTGCTGGCCGGCTGGGGTGTCGACTTCCTCAAGCTCGACGGCGTCGGCCCCGGCTCCTTCAAGGGCGGCGAGAACTACACCAACACCAGCGACGTCGAGGCGTGGCACAAGGCCATCGCCAAGACCGGCCGCCCGATGGAGTTCGTCGTCTCCTGGGCGCTCAGCCACCGCCAGGCCGACGTCTGGCAGGCCAACACCAACGGCTGGCGCGTCGACACCGACGTCGAGTGCTATTGCGACACCCTGGTGACCTGGGACAACTCGGTCAAGCAGCGCTGGAACGACGTCGTGCAGTGGATCCCCGACGCCGGGCCAGGGCACTGGAACAACCTCGACTCCCTCGACGTCGGCAGCGGCGAGATGGACGGGCTCACCGAAGCCGAGCGCCAGAGCTACATGACGCTGTGGGCGATCGAAGCCGCGCCGCTCTACATCGGCGACGACCTGACCAAACTCGACGACTACGGCGTCAAGCTGCTGACCAACGACGAGGTCATCGCGGTCAACCAGGCCGGGATCCCGGCCAAGCCGGTGAGCCGGACGACCGACCAGCAGGTCTGGTACAACCGCAACGCCGACGGCAGCTACACGGTCGCGCTGTTCAACCTCGCCGCCACGCCCGCCCGCGTCAGCGCGGACTTCGCGCAGCTCGGCATCGCCGGCCCGGTGGAGATCCGTGACCTCTGGGCGCACCAGAACGTCGGCACCGCGTCGGCCGACCTGCCGGCGCACGGTTCCCGGCTGTTCAAGGTCACCCCGCGCGACCGAGCCGCGCTTCAGGCGCCCGCGGTCGTGCACGGCACTACGACCACCGGCACCAGTGTCTCCCTGGCCTGGGACGCCTCGAAGGGCGCGCAGAACTACGACGTCCTCGTGAACGGCCGCAAGGTCAGCACGGTGAACGGCCCGGGTGCCACGGTCACCGGTCTCCAGCCTTCGACCGCGTACGAATTCACGGTGGTCGCGAACCAGCGGTACGGCAGGCCGTCCGCGCCCAGTAAGAAAGTCGGCCTGACCACGCCCGCCGCCGACGGACCCAAGGCGTACGAGGCGGAAAACGGCAGTCCGCAAGGCGGTGCCACCGTCTACGACTGCGCGTGCAGCAACGGAAAGAAGGTCGGCTACCTCGGCGGCAGCGGGTACGTCGTCCTGCCGGCGGTGACCGTGGCCAAGGCGGGCACCTACCTGCTGCAGCTGTCCTACGTGGACGGTGATTCCAGCCGCACCGGGATCGTCACGGTGAACGGGACCTCGTTCCCGCTGCCGGTCGACGGGAGCAACGACAACGACTGGAACACGCCGCAGACGACGACCGTCCCGGTGTACCTGCGGGCGGGCGCGAACACCGTCCAGATCGGCAACCAGGCAGGCTATGTCTACGACGTCGACAAGATCACCGTCTAG
- a CDS encoding SDR family oxidoreductase, producing the protein MDIKGAVVLVTGANRGLGRKFTEALLERGAAKVYAAARNPESVDLPGVVPLRLDVTDPASIREAAAIAGDVTLLVNNAGSSTGSTLLGGKLEDIRLEMDTHYFGTLAVTREFAPILERNGGGAVLNVLSVLSWFTAPQVAAYSAAKSAAWSLTNALRLELAPQKTQVTALHVGYMDTDMAKHVDGPKVDPALVAGLALDGVEAGRFEVLADDVTRNVRAGLSGELPGLYPALVS; encoded by the coding sequence ATGGACATCAAGGGTGCGGTCGTGCTGGTCACCGGGGCCAACCGCGGACTCGGCCGCAAGTTCACCGAAGCGCTGCTGGAGCGCGGCGCGGCGAAGGTGTACGCCGCCGCCCGGAACCCGGAGTCGGTCGACCTGCCGGGCGTGGTGCCGCTGCGCCTCGACGTGACCGATCCGGCGTCGATCCGGGAAGCGGCCGCGATCGCGGGGGACGTCACGCTGCTGGTGAACAACGCCGGCTCGTCCACCGGGTCGACGCTGCTCGGCGGGAAGCTGGAGGACATCCGGCTGGAGATGGACACGCACTACTTCGGCACGCTGGCCGTGACGCGCGAGTTCGCGCCGATCCTCGAGCGCAACGGCGGCGGCGCGGTCCTCAACGTCCTGTCGGTGCTGTCGTGGTTCACCGCGCCCCAGGTCGCGGCGTACTCCGCGGCGAAGTCGGCAGCCTGGTCGCTGACCAACGCGCTGCGCTTGGAGCTCGCGCCGCAGAAGACGCAGGTGACCGCGCTGCACGTCGGCTACATGGACACGGACATGGCCAAGCACGTCGACGGCCCGAAGGTCGACCCGGCGCTGGTGGCCGGGCTCGCGCTCGACGGCGTCGAAGCGGGCCGGTTCGAGGTGCTCGCCGACGACGTCACCCGGAACGTGCGCGCCGGGCTGTCCGGCGAGCTTCCCGGGCTGTACCCGGCGCTGGTTTCCTGA
- a CDS encoding GntR family transcriptional regulator: MTGERRLEALPGRQVLADGVYEQIRALIMNDGIAPGARVNIDEIARELGVSGTPVREALARLESEELVSRLPLRGYRVTELLNRKEVDDMYALRLLLEPPSAALAAAAMSDENVALLDAELATCPPAPAEDAYKDYKALTAHDQRLHELILRLAGNVAVEQAFARTHCHLHFFRLNYNQPFGEQTITEHRAIVDALIAGNAVAARKAMTAHLEVARDRLLSRL, from the coding sequence ATGACGGGCGAACGGCGGCTCGAGGCCCTGCCGGGCAGGCAGGTGCTGGCCGACGGCGTCTACGAGCAGATCCGGGCGCTGATCATGAACGACGGCATCGCGCCGGGCGCCCGGGTCAACATCGACGAGATCGCCCGTGAGCTCGGCGTCTCGGGCACCCCGGTGCGCGAAGCGCTGGCCCGGCTCGAGTCGGAGGAACTCGTCAGCAGGCTCCCGCTGCGCGGTTACCGCGTCACGGAACTGCTGAACCGCAAGGAAGTCGACGACATGTACGCGCTGCGCCTGCTGCTGGAGCCGCCGTCGGCGGCACTGGCGGCGGCCGCGATGTCGGACGAGAACGTGGCCCTGCTCGACGCGGAGCTGGCGACGTGCCCGCCGGCCCCGGCGGAAGACGCGTACAAGGACTACAAGGCGCTGACTGCGCACGACCAGCGGCTGCACGAGCTGATCCTGCGCCTGGCCGGCAACGTCGCGGTCGAGCAGGCGTTCGCGCGTACCCACTGCCACCTGCACTTCTTCCGGCTGAACTACAACCAGCCGTTCGGCGAGCAGACGATCACGGAGCACCGGGCGATCGTGGACGCGCTGATCGCGGGCAACGCGGTCGCGGCGAGGAAGGCGATGACGGCCCACCTCGAGGTGGCGCGGGACAGGCTGCTGTCGCGCCTCTGA
- a CDS encoding AAA family ATPase — protein sequence MLTTLAVANYRSLRDLVLPLSGLTVVTGPNGSGKSSLYRALRLLADASRNGAVAALAREGGLPSTLWAGPETIGSAVREGRTPVQGTVRSKAVGLRLGFAGDEFGYALDLGLPVPAETVFNLDPEFKREAVWSGPVLRPTALLADRAGPSVRTRVASGGWGSEQFKIRLSDSMLSEFADPRACPELLVLRERIRSWRFYDHFRTDAAAPARQSQLGTRTFVLSHDGADLAAALQTIIEVGRASDLESVVDAAFPGSRLSVTSTDGALSIRFHQHGLLRPLSAAELSDGTLRYLLWVAALLTPRPPELLVLNEPETSLHPDLLPALAVLIATAAKETQVVVVSHAGPLIRALSEVAEVGTVELEKEYGETKIVGQGRLDRPSWHWPAR from the coding sequence ATGTTGACCACGCTGGCCGTCGCGAACTACCGCTCGTTGCGCGACCTCGTGCTGCCGCTGTCCGGGCTGACGGTGGTCACCGGCCCGAACGGCAGCGGCAAGTCGAGCCTGTATCGGGCGTTGCGCTTGCTTGCGGACGCGTCCCGCAACGGCGCGGTGGCGGCCCTCGCGCGTGAAGGCGGCCTGCCATCGACGTTGTGGGCGGGCCCGGAGACGATCGGCAGCGCGGTACGCGAAGGCCGCACGCCGGTCCAGGGCACGGTCCGCTCGAAAGCGGTCGGTCTCCGCCTGGGCTTCGCGGGCGACGAGTTCGGCTACGCCCTCGACCTCGGCCTCCCCGTGCCCGCCGAGACGGTGTTCAACCTGGACCCGGAGTTCAAACGCGAAGCGGTCTGGTCCGGCCCGGTCCTGCGGCCCACGGCGTTGCTGGCCGACCGCGCGGGCCCGTCGGTGCGCACACGCGTCGCTTCCGGTGGCTGGGGTTCGGAGCAGTTCAAGATCCGGCTGTCCGACAGCATGCTGAGCGAGTTCGCGGACCCGCGCGCGTGCCCGGAACTGCTGGTCCTGCGCGAGCGCATCCGGTCGTGGCGCTTCTACGACCACTTCCGCACGGACGCCGCGGCCCCGGCCCGCCAATCCCAGCTGGGCACCCGGACGTTCGTCCTGTCCCACGACGGCGCCGACCTCGCGGCGGCGTTGCAGACGATCATCGAAGTGGGCCGCGCTTCGGACCTGGAATCAGTGGTGGACGCGGCCTTCCCGGGCTCACGCCTATCGGTGACTTCCACCGACGGTGCGCTGTCGATCCGCTTCCACCAGCACGGCTTGCTGCGCCCACTGTCGGCGGCGGAGCTGTCGGACGGGACCCTGCGGTACCTGCTGTGGGTGGCGGCGCTGCTGACCCCGCGGCCGCCGGAGCTGCTGGTGCTGAACGAGCCGGAGACGAGCCTCCATCCGGACCTCCTCCCGGCCCTGGCGGTGTTGATCGCCACGGCGGCGAAGGAGACACAGGTCGTGGTGGTTTCGCACGCGGGTCCGTTGATCCGGGCGCTGTCCGAGGTGGCGGAGGTGGGGACGGTGGAGCTGGAGAAGGAGTACGGGGAGACGAAGATAGTGGGGCAAGGGAGGTTGGACCGCCCTTCGTGGCACTGGCCCGCCCGCTGA